One region of Danio rerio strain Tuebingen ecotype United States chromosome 5, GRCz12tu, whole genome shotgun sequence genomic DNA includes:
- the si:ch211-117c19.1 gene encoding myogenesis-regulating glycosidase isoform X2 translates to MCSLPKTVCFLLTKYKYFTENFVHKNAVKMYQIVSATVGDIGIGAISRCPPPKKKRVGRPSRPVIKASALGAILVFAAIVAWCDYSASFHKASCLTTERLDLNKDGFAIRNQAGVVIFKMAFRSGTLDLDSCLKEGQILSCDKSNSGNVHFFIEMVKPKDTVECYRVRWDELNEHGSVEHVMSCGASHWYGGAEMWSQHWPMVLKGQHAPKPFITGWDETNRTLWFQARYNDSPYRPDPGNPHRVTLSYRVCVGPDVTSLHKYMVRRYFNKPNKVPSEAVFKQPIWSTGALEEVNQESVLKYAADIQKHGFNCSQLELYDRYPSGYGEFELDPIKFPNASLMFQKLREAGFKVTLWTHPFVNYNSVNFGVGVERGLFVRVPGSQLPALVSWWNGIAGILDFTNPEARDWYTLNLCNLKNKYGVESFKFDAGETSYLPQQFSTFVPLHDPSTFTRRYTEMAIPFNDRGELRSGYQSQNISCFFTVVDRDSVWGYTLGLKSIIPTVLSVSILGYQFILPDVIGGNAYSNLTVPPDRELYIRWLELSAFMPAMQFSLPPWHFDDEVVNIAKKFTTLHQSLVAPRVLELAGEVLYTGDPIIRPLWWIATDDEAAYKIDSQFLIGDDLLVAPVLEPGKQERDIYLPAGRWRSYKGEYFDKGPMHLTDYPVDLDELAYFVWAG, encoded by the exons ATGTGCAGTCTGCCTAAAACAGTCTGCTTTCTGCtcacaaaatacaaatattttacagaGAACTTTGTGCATAAGAATGCTGTGAAGATGTACCAAATTGTATCAGCAACTGTTGGAGATATTGGCATTGGTGCCATAAGCCGTTGCCCACCACCTAAGAAGAAGAGAGTTGGCAGACCAAGCCGCCCAGTCATAAAAGCAAGTGCACTAGGAGCCATACTTGTTTTTGCTGCTATAGTGGCATGGTGTGACTACTCTGCCTCTTTTCACAAGGCCAGTTGTCTGACGACTGAACGATTAGACCTTAACAAGGATGGGTTTGCTATCAGAAATCAAGCTGGGGTTGTCATATTTAAAATGGCATTCAG GTCTGGAACCCTAGATCTGGACTCCTGTTTGAAAGAGGGACAGATTCTCAGTTGTGACAAGTCCAATTCAGGGAATGTACATTTCTTCATTGAAATGGTGAAGCCTAAAGACACAGTTGAGTGCTATCGTGTCCGCTGGGATGAGTTGAATGAGCATGGGTCTGTAGAGCATGTCATGTCCTGCGGTGCATCACATTGGTATGGTGGTGCGGAGATGTGGTCACAGCATTGGCCAATGGTTTTGAAAGGACAACATGCACCCAAACCTTTCATAACAG GCTGGGATGAAACAAACAGAACTCTGTGGTTTCAGGCTCGATACAATGACAGTCCTTACAGACCTGACCCTGGTAATCCCCATCGTGTAACACTAAGCTACCGTGTATGTGTTGGGCCTGATGTCACTTCTTTACACAAGTACATGGTCCGTCGATATTTCAACAAGCCCAATAAGGTTCCATCAGAAGCTGTTTTCAAACAACCAATCTGGTCTACAGGAGCTCTAGAAGAAGTCAACCaagaaagtgttttaaaatatgcTGCTGATATCCAAAAACATGGCTTTAATTGCAGTCAATTGGAGCTGTATGATAGATATCCCAGTGGCTATGGGGAGTTTGAGTTGGATCCTATTAAGTTTCCCAATGCTTCACTCATGTTTCAAAAATTAAGGGAAGCTGGCTTCAAGGTAACCCTGTGGACGCATCCATTTGTCAACTATAATTCTGTCAATTTTGGTGTCGGAGTAGAACGAGGACTGTTTGTACGTGTACCTGGTAGCCAACTTCCCGCTTTGGTGAGTTGGTGGAATGGTATCGCTGGCATTTTGGATTTCACTAATCCTGAAGCTCGGGACTGGTATACTTTGAATCTCTGCAACCTTAAGAATAAATACGGAGTGGAATCTTTCAAGTTTGATGCAGGAGAAACAAGCTACTTACCTCAGCAGTTCAGTACTTTTGTTCCTTTGCATGATCCAAGTACTTTTACCCGACGCTACACTGAGATGGCAATACCATTCAATGATCGTGGAGAGCTGAGGTCAGGCTATCAATCTCAAAACATCTCCTGCTTTTTCACAGTTGTTGACCGAGACTCTGTATGGGGATATACCCTAGGCCTCAAATCTATAATCCCAACTGTCCTTAGTGTCAGTATTCTAGGCTATCAGTTTATCCTGCCAGATGTAATAGGTGGAAATGCATATTCAAACCTCACTGTTCCTCCAGATCGGGAGCTGTACATCCGTTGGCTAGAGCTCTCAGCATTCATGCCAGCCATGCAGTTCTCGCTTCCACCATGGCACTTTGATGATGAGGTAGTGAATATTGCAAAGAAGTTCACCACTCTACACCAGTCTCTTGTAGCTCCTCGAGTTCTAGAGCTTGCTGGGGAAGTTCTGTACACTGGTGATCCCATCATTCGCCCTCTTTGGTGGATTGCTACAGATGATGAGGCTGCCTACAAAATTGACTCTCAGTTCCTCATAGGAGATGACCTTCTTGTGGCACCTGTACTTGAACCAGGAAAGCAGGAAAGAGATATATACCTTCCTGCGGGTAGATGGAGAAGTTATAAGGGAGAGTATTTTGATAAAGGCCCAATGCACCTTACTGATTACCCAGTAGACTTGGATGAACTTGCTTACTTTGTGTGGGCAGGATAA
- the si:ch211-117c19.1 gene encoding myogenesis-regulating glycosidase isoform X1, with protein sequence MCSLPKTVCFLLTKYKYFTENFVHKNAVKMYQIVSATVGDIGIGAISRCPPPKKKRVGRPSRPVIKASALGAILVFAAIVAWCDYSASFHKASCLTTERLDLNKDGFAIRNQAGVVIFKMAFRSGTLDLDSCLKEGQILSCDKSNSGNVHFFIEMVKPKDTVECYRVRWDELNEHGSVEHVMSCGASHWYGGAEMWSQHWPMVLKGQHAPKPFITGDIKTNHQAFGGILERYWLSSNATAIKISDSVPFHLGWDETNRTLWFQARYNDSPYRPDPGNPHRVTLSYRVCVGPDVTSLHKYMVRRYFNKPNKVPSEAVFKQPIWSTGALEEVNQESVLKYAADIQKHGFNCSQLELYDRYPSGYGEFELDPIKFPNASLMFQKLREAGFKVTLWTHPFVNYNSVNFGVGVERGLFVRVPGSQLPALVSWWNGIAGILDFTNPEARDWYTLNLCNLKNKYGVESFKFDAGETSYLPQQFSTFVPLHDPSTFTRRYTEMAIPFNDRGELRSGYQSQNISCFFTVVDRDSVWGYTLGLKSIIPTVLSVSILGYQFILPDVIGGNAYSNLTVPPDRELYIRWLELSAFMPAMQFSLPPWHFDDEVVNIAKKFTTLHQSLVAPRVLELAGEVLYTGDPIIRPLWWIATDDEAAYKIDSQFLIGDDLLVAPVLEPGKQERDIYLPAGRWRSYKGEYFDKGPMHLTDYPVDLDELAYFVWAG encoded by the exons ATGTGCAGTCTGCCTAAAACAGTCTGCTTTCTGCtcacaaaatacaaatattttacagaGAACTTTGTGCATAAGAATGCTGTGAAGATGTACCAAATTGTATCAGCAACTGTTGGAGATATTGGCATTGGTGCCATAAGCCGTTGCCCACCACCTAAGAAGAAGAGAGTTGGCAGACCAAGCCGCCCAGTCATAAAAGCAAGTGCACTAGGAGCCATACTTGTTTTTGCTGCTATAGTGGCATGGTGTGACTACTCTGCCTCTTTTCACAAGGCCAGTTGTCTGACGACTGAACGATTAGACCTTAACAAGGATGGGTTTGCTATCAGAAATCAAGCTGGGGTTGTCATATTTAAAATGGCATTCAG GTCTGGAACCCTAGATCTGGACTCCTGTTTGAAAGAGGGACAGATTCTCAGTTGTGACAAGTCCAATTCAGGGAATGTACATTTCTTCATTGAAATGGTGAAGCCTAAAGACACAGTTGAGTGCTATCGTGTCCGCTGGGATGAGTTGAATGAGCATGGGTCTGTAGAGCATGTCATGTCCTGCGGTGCATCACATTGGTATGGTGGTGCGGAGATGTGGTCACAGCATTGGCCAATGGTTTTGAAAGGACAACATGCACCCAAACCTTTCATAACAGGTGATATCAAAACAAATCATCAGGCATTTGGTGGCATCTTAGAACGCTACTGGCTTTCTTCAAATGCTACAGCAATAAAAATTAGCGATTCTGTTCCTTTTCATCTAGGCTGGGATGAAACAAACAGAACTCTGTGGTTTCAGGCTCGATACAATGACAGTCCTTACAGACCTGACCCTGGTAATCCCCATCGTGTAACACTAAGCTACCGTGTATGTGTTGGGCCTGATGTCACTTCTTTACACAAGTACATGGTCCGTCGATATTTCAACAAGCCCAATAAGGTTCCATCAGAAGCTGTTTTCAAACAACCAATCTGGTCTACAGGAGCTCTAGAAGAAGTCAACCaagaaagtgttttaaaatatgcTGCTGATATCCAAAAACATGGCTTTAATTGCAGTCAATTGGAGCTGTATGATAGATATCCCAGTGGCTATGGGGAGTTTGAGTTGGATCCTATTAAGTTTCCCAATGCTTCACTCATGTTTCAAAAATTAAGGGAAGCTGGCTTCAAGGTAACCCTGTGGACGCATCCATTTGTCAACTATAATTCTGTCAATTTTGGTGTCGGAGTAGAACGAGGACTGTTTGTACGTGTACCTGGTAGCCAACTTCCCGCTTTGGTGAGTTGGTGGAATGGTATCGCTGGCATTTTGGATTTCACTAATCCTGAAGCTCGGGACTGGTATACTTTGAATCTCTGCAACCTTAAGAATAAATACGGAGTGGAATCTTTCAAGTTTGATGCAGGAGAAACAAGCTACTTACCTCAGCAGTTCAGTACTTTTGTTCCTTTGCATGATCCAAGTACTTTTACCCGACGCTACACTGAGATGGCAATACCATTCAATGATCGTGGAGAGCTGAGGTCAGGCTATCAATCTCAAAACATCTCCTGCTTTTTCACAGTTGTTGACCGAGACTCTGTATGGGGATATACCCTAGGCCTCAAATCTATAATCCCAACTGTCCTTAGTGTCAGTATTCTAGGCTATCAGTTTATCCTGCCAGATGTAATAGGTGGAAATGCATATTCAAACCTCACTGTTCCTCCAGATCGGGAGCTGTACATCCGTTGGCTAGAGCTCTCAGCATTCATGCCAGCCATGCAGTTCTCGCTTCCACCATGGCACTTTGATGATGAGGTAGTGAATATTGCAAAGAAGTTCACCACTCTACACCAGTCTCTTGTAGCTCCTCGAGTTCTAGAGCTTGCTGGGGAAGTTCTGTACACTGGTGATCCCATCATTCGCCCTCTTTGGTGGATTGCTACAGATGATGAGGCTGCCTACAAAATTGACTCTCAGTTCCTCATAGGAGATGACCTTCTTGTGGCACCTGTACTTGAACCAGGAAAGCAGGAAAGAGATATATACCTTCCTGCGGGTAGATGGAGAAGTTATAAGGGAGAGTATTTTGATAAAGGCCCAATGCACCTTACTGATTACCCAGTAGACTTGGATGAACTTGCTTACTTTGTGTGGGCAGGATAA